A section of the Atribacterota bacterium genome encodes:
- the secF gene encoding protein translocase subunit SecF encodes MDIIKDTNIQFVSRRKIFYIISGLIILIGIISLLFLGFNFGIDFAGGTLIQLEFNQENITVAEIRNVLGEINLASSTIQLLSDNEFVVRTAQIGLQERQNILETIEHKIGPFEVLRVEMVGPVIGESLKRLAVLAIIFAFIGIILYITIRFQFRYAITSIIALGHDVLIALGIISILQKEITIPIIAAILTIVGYSLNNTIVIFDRLRENLKLKLHSPLEEVIDLSINQSLSRTINTALTTLLPVLALYFFGGTLSDFAFVLLVGITVGTYSSICIAGPLLLELKKRGKVSTKTIPSTNQRVREQEVKITKKVKSKKVKKEKRQ; translated from the coding sequence ATGGATATAATTAAAGATACAAATATTCAATTTGTTTCTCGTAGAAAAATATTTTATATAATTTCTGGCCTAATAATTTTAATAGGTATAATTTCTTTATTATTTCTAGGATTTAATTTTGGCATAGATTTTGCTGGAGGTACACTGATACAACTGGAATTTAATCAGGAAAACATTACCGTTGCCGAAATTAGAAATGTATTAGGAGAAATAAATCTTGCCAGTAGTACTATTCAATTATTATCTGATAATGAATTTGTAGTCAGGACAGCCCAAATAGGACTTCAAGAAAGACAGAACATATTAGAGACAATCGAACATAAAATTGGACCTTTTGAGGTATTGAGAGTAGAAATGGTTGGACCGGTTATTGGTGAGAGTCTAAAACGTTTAGCTGTTCTGGCAATTATCTTTGCTTTTATTGGTATTATTTTATATATCACAATTAGGTTTCAATTCAGATATGCCATTACTTCTATTATAGCTTTGGGGCATGATGTCTTAATAGCTCTAGGGATCATTTCTATCTTACAAAAGGAAATAACTATACCTATCATAGCTGCTATACTGACCATTGTGGGTTATTCTTTAAATAATACTATTGTAATCTTTGATAGATTGAGAGAAAATCTAAAGTTAAAGTTACACTCACCTCTGGAGGAGGTAATTGATTTGAGTATAAATCAATCGTTAAGTAGAACCATTAATACCGCTCTTACTACTTTATTACCAGTGTTAGCATTATATTTCTTTGGCGGTACATTATCCGACTTTGCTTTTGTTTTATTAGTTGGTATAACTGTCGGAACCTATTCATCTATTTGTATTGCTGGTCCTTTACTTTTAGAATTAAAGAAAAGAGGTAAAGTATCAACCAAGACCATACCCTCAACCAACCAAAGAGTTAGAGAGCAGGAGGTTAAAATTACTAAAAAAGTTAAAAGTAAAAAGGTGAAAAAAGAGAAACGGCAATAA
- a CDS encoding adenine phosphoribosyltransferase — MDLRNRIRNIPDFPVKGIQFKDITTLLKDKDAYRYCIDQITQHCKNLKIDFIAGIEARGFIIGAPVSYNLQIGFIPIRKGGRLPYEVEKITYQLEYGENVLEIHKDAFQKGSRIMVIDDLLATGGTTLAVFQLIEKLNGIVVGADFIIELEMLNGREKLKGYEIFSLVKYNL, encoded by the coding sequence ATGGATTTAAGAAATAGAATTAGAAATATACCGGATTTCCCGGTTAAAGGGATACAATTTAAGGATATTACCACATTACTAAAAGATAAAGATGCTTACCGGTATTGCATTGACCAGATTACCCAACACTGTAAAAATTTAAAAATTGATTTTATTGCTGGCATTGAAGCGCGTGGTTTTATTATTGGTGCTCCAGTTTCCTATAATTTACAGATAGGATTTATACCCATTCGTAAAGGAGGTAGGCTCCCATATGAGGTTGAGAAAATTACTTATCAATTAGAATATGGAGAAAATGTATTAGAAATCCATAAAGATGCATTTCAAAAAGGCAGTCGCATCATGGTAATAGATGACTTACTTGCTACTGGAGGCACAACCCTGGCTGTTTTTCAACTTATTGAAAAACTAAATGGTATAGTTGTAGGAGCTGATTTCATTATTGAGTTGGAAATGCTAAACGGAAGAGAAAAGTTAAAGGGATATGAAATATTTTCTCTGGTAAAGTATAATTTATAA